The Shewanella japonica genome has a window encoding:
- a CDS encoding glycosyltransferase family 4 protein, with the protein MKILIVTQWFDPEPTFKGLLFAKTLVEKGHEVEVITGFPNYPGGKLYDGYKISFYQKEVLDGVIVHRVPLYPSHDSSSIKRIFNYVSFAASSLFCGLLKAEKPDVIYSYHPPLTTSLSALFIGLIRRVPFVPDIQDLWPDTLSATGMLNNTKALSIVERVCQFVYKRSAKIVVLSPGFKSRLISRGIKEDKIEVIYNWCDELSLRHSVGSSVNLPDNGRLNLVFAGNLGFAQGLPSIINAAEKLHSKNIPINIVLIGDGVSKADAVKKVKESKVNNVYFLPRVPMNEVGSLLEKADMLLVHLTDNELFSITVPSRTQAYLAMGKPIIMGVNGDAASLIETSKSGICCQANSSTSLAEAIEQMVFLPQSERKVMSDNAKQFYNEELSLNKGVNKFISVFKEVK; encoded by the coding sequence TTGAAAATTCTTATTGTTACTCAGTGGTTCGATCCAGAGCCAACTTTTAAAGGTTTGTTGTTTGCTAAGACTCTGGTAGAAAAAGGGCATGAAGTCGAAGTTATTACTGGGTTTCCTAACTACCCGGGTGGCAAGTTATATGATGGGTACAAAATCAGTTTTTATCAAAAAGAAGTGCTTGATGGTGTCATTGTTCATAGGGTGCCACTTTATCCTAGCCATGATAGTTCTTCGATAAAGCGTATTTTTAATTATGTCAGTTTTGCAGCTAGCTCTTTATTTTGTGGTTTATTAAAAGCTGAAAAACCTGATGTTATCTATAGTTATCATCCACCATTAACGACATCCTTATCAGCTCTTTTTATTGGTTTAATTCGAAGGGTTCCTTTTGTTCCAGATATCCAAGATCTATGGCCAGATACCTTAAGTGCAACTGGCATGCTGAATAATACTAAGGCATTGTCAATTGTGGAACGTGTTTGTCAGTTCGTTTATAAACGTTCGGCTAAAATAGTTGTACTTTCTCCCGGTTTTAAAAGCAGGCTAATTTCTAGAGGTATAAAAGAAGATAAAATAGAAGTGATATATAACTGGTGTGATGAGTTATCATTAAGGCACTCTGTTGGTAGTTCAGTTAACCTACCTGATAATGGACGTTTAAATTTAGTTTTTGCAGGTAATTTAGGTTTTGCACAGGGTTTGCCAAGTATTATAAATGCTGCAGAAAAATTACATTCCAAAAATATACCTATCAATATTGTTTTAATTGGTGATGGTGTTTCTAAAGCTGATGCAGTAAAGAAAGTTAAAGAGTCTAAAGTCAACAATGTTTATTTTCTGCCACGAGTTCCAATGAATGAAGTGGGTAGTTTATTAGAAAAAGCAGACATGCTTTTAGTTCATCTAACTGATAATGAACTTTTTTCTATAACAGTTCCTTCTAGAACTCAAGCTTATTTGGCAATGGGGAAACCTATTATTATGGGAGTTAATGGAGATGCGGCCTCTTTAATCGAAACATCCAAATCTGGGATTTGCTGCCAAGCTAATTCTTCCACGTCACTAGCGGAAGCAATTGAGCAGATGGTTTTTCTTCCTCAGAGTGAAAGGAAGGTTATGAGTGATAATGCGAAGCAGTTTTACAACGAAGAGTTATCATTGAATAAAGGTGTCAATAAGTTTATTTCGGTTTTTAAGGAAGTAAAATGA
- a CDS encoding glycosyltransferase, producing MTDKLFVFNCSSNVVGGAVQNSVNFIKQIYTRNEQEQWYFILSEVVFRQVGSFVSTDRHSVFSSPAKSFLSRVKIKLLVNKLNPFLVYTSAGPSYINFNCTHIMGCSNPYVLGPSRASLSILGGIYSQVKRRLHSLYQLYHFRKSDYWIVQTEVSLNQLIAKGFPEKNIFVVYNSVSLDFLTKKNQFEDLSNKKDIKVLVPSAYYPHKNLSIIPKILNKLNKPGATKFSFFLTVEPSAYEYLIQDPEFNQVQQHLTNLGPYKHKDAVDLYCSHDVIFLPSLLEVFSTSYIESMAIKKPLILPSLEFTQGICSNYPLYYDTDSIDSCIESFNQIGNYYKFSEKYVLVSETLITKYGSQNERYTKISNILFNLK from the coding sequence ATGACAGATAAATTATTTGTTTTTAATTGTAGTTCTAATGTAGTTGGAGGTGCTGTTCAAAATTCAGTGAATTTTATCAAACAAATATATACTAGAAACGAACAGGAACAATGGTATTTTATCTTAAGTGAAGTTGTTTTTAGGCAGGTTGGGAGTTTTGTCAGTACCGACCGTCATTCAGTTTTTTCTAGTCCTGCAAAATCCTTTTTGTCGAGAGTTAAAATAAAACTACTAGTAAATAAGTTAAACCCATTTCTAGTATATACTTCAGCGGGGCCTTCTTATATTAATTTTAATTGTACCCATATTATGGGATGTAGCAATCCATATGTTTTAGGTCCGTCAAGAGCTTCATTGTCAATTCTGGGTGGTATTTATAGCCAAGTTAAGAGGAGATTGCATAGCCTTTACCAATTGTATCATTTTAGGAAGTCTGACTATTGGATTGTTCAAACTGAAGTGTCACTTAATCAGCTAATTGCTAAAGGGTTTCCAGAAAAAAATATTTTTGTTGTTTATAATTCTGTGTCGCTTGACTTTTTAACTAAAAAAAATCAATTTGAAGATTTATCAAATAAAAAAGATATAAAAGTACTTGTTCCATCAGCTTATTATCCGCACAAAAATTTGAGTATCATTCCGAAGATATTAAATAAGTTAAATAAACCAGGGGCTACTAAATTTAGTTTTTTCTTAACTGTTGAACCGTCAGCCTATGAATATTTAATTCAAGATCCAGAGTTTAATCAAGTGCAACAGCATCTGACGAACCTAGGGCCATATAAACATAAAGACGCTGTTGATTTATACTGTAGTCACGATGTGATATTTCTACCAAGTTTACTTGAGGTTTTTTCGACTTCCTATATTGAGTCAATGGCAATAAAAAAACCGTTAATCTTGCCTTCTTTAGAGTTTACCCAAGGAATTTGTTCTAATTATCCGTTGTACTATGATACAGATTCTATCGATAGCTGTATTGAATCCTTTAATCAAATTGGTAATTACTATAAATTCTCTGAAAAATATGTTCTTGTTTCAGAAACATTAATAACAAAGTATGGTTCGCAGAATGAAAGATATACCAAAATTTCAAATATTTTATTTAATTTAAAATGA
- a CDS encoding acetyltransferase produces the protein MIKRCAILGASGHGKVIAEIAELNHFTEIHFFDDRWPKLQNIEHWTVFGDTLELLSLVDQYELVVVAIGNNEIRLDKVNLLKSSGAKLSVLTHPSAIISSYSQLGEGCVVMANAVVNPFSLIGNACIVNTSATIDHDCIIANGVHVSPGANLAGGVKVGTISWIGIGAQVKQLVKIGENVVVGAGATVLHDVADSKTVVGCPARPLHINFKTISKI, from the coding sequence ATGATTAAGCGTTGTGCCATTCTAGGGGCCAGTGGTCACGGAAAAGTGATCGCTGAAATTGCAGAACTTAATCATTTTACAGAAATACATTTTTTTGATGATCGTTGGCCGAAATTACAAAATATTGAGCATTGGACTGTTTTTGGAGATACTCTAGAACTACTCTCATTAGTTGATCAATATGAGTTAGTTGTAGTTGCAATTGGAAATAATGAAATTCGTCTTGATAAAGTGAATTTGTTAAAGTCCTCAGGTGCTAAGCTTTCTGTTTTAACTCATCCATCTGCAATAATCAGTAGTTATTCCCAATTGGGAGAAGGCTGTGTTGTTATGGCTAATGCCGTCGTAAATCCATTTTCTTTAATAGGAAATGCCTGCATAGTCAATACTAGCGCGACAATTGATCATGACTGCATAATCGCCAATGGTGTTCATGTCAGCCCCGGTGCAAATCTTGCTGGCGGCGTCAAAGTAGGAACTATTAGCTGGATAGGGATTGGTGCGCAGGTAAAACAGTTGGTTAAAATTGGCGAGAATGTTGTTGTTGGGGCTGGTGCAACGGTATTACATGATGTTGCAGACTCTAAGACCGTTGTTGGTTGCCCAGCTCGTCCTTTACATATCAATTTTAAAACAATTAGCAAAATATAA
- a CDS encoding sugar transferase codes for MKRFFDIIVSLFVLIMLSPVILVTAIFIRIKLGSPVLFKQQRPGLFGNPFYMLKFRSMLDSEGKDGLPLPDDQRLTPFGQKLRATSLDELPGLISVLKGDMSLVGPRPLLMQYLPLFNQRQATRHNVRPGITGWAQVNGRNAISWEQKFEYDAWYVENRSFRLDIKILLLTVKKVFLKEDIAADGHVTIEPFKGSDND; via the coding sequence ATGAAACGATTTTTCGATATTATAGTATCTCTATTTGTGCTTATTATGCTTTCACCAGTAATTCTAGTTACTGCGATATTTATTAGAATTAAACTAGGTAGCCCTGTACTCTTTAAGCAGCAACGTCCTGGTCTCTTTGGTAATCCATTTTACATGTTAAAATTCAGAAGTATGTTGGATTCTGAAGGGAAAGATGGTCTACCGTTACCTGATGATCAACGCTTAACTCCTTTTGGTCAAAAACTACGTGCCACTAGTCTAGATGAACTCCCAGGTTTAATCAGTGTCCTAAAAGGTGATATGTCTTTAGTTGGCCCGAGACCTTTATTAATGCAATATTTGCCTCTCTTTAATCAACGACAAGCTACTCGACATAATGTTCGGCCTGGTATTACCGGCTGGGCGCAAGTTAATGGACGTAATGCAATTAGCTGGGAACAAAAATTTGAATATGATGCTTGGTACGTAGAAAACCGTTCATTTAGGTTAGATATTAAAATTTTATTGTTAACGGTTAAAAAAGTATTTCTTAAAGAAGATATCGCTGCTGATGGGCATGTAACTATCGAACCTTTTAAGGGGAGTGATAATGATTAA
- a CDS encoding TDP-N-acetylfucosamine:lipid II N-acetylfucosaminyltransferase — protein sequence MIKVLHISINAHNCKNKFLPNYKVFLEAEFSKVHNDFIYLGDHTGLVIDEKTLIIPDEFYSAIKILISVNKYNKVIFHSLPSNKILFVLSFFIGRFSHIDFVLWGGEIHHKNVMASSIRSKVKNYFAKQFLRKIKNYITYIKSDFELIQLISKNSNLINLGAIYPSNICGQIESDTIIHKTDNRVLIGNSAIKRNNHFDVIKKLASKKLNNIDVYLPLAYGNVGDYSDSLIKYTANHLSYCRVHPLMNFIEFESYLRLLSTMTAAIFYNDGQQAMGNILQLFYYKVKVFLKKDSNAWCLVTELGFVVYSIDDFNLELDELVLEENKNNAIRLFSYQTTTNHYERYFSSIK from the coding sequence ATGATTAAGGTACTTCATATTTCTATCAATGCGCATAACTGTAAGAATAAATTTCTACCAAACTATAAAGTATTCTTGGAAGCAGAATTTTCGAAAGTTCATAACGATTTTATTTACTTAGGAGATCACACTGGTTTGGTAATCGATGAGAAAACTTTAATTATTCCTGATGAATTTTATTCAGCTATAAAAATTTTAATTTCTGTAAATAAGTACAATAAGGTGATTTTTCATTCTTTACCTTCAAATAAAATTCTTTTTGTCCTATCATTTTTTATTGGTCGGTTTTCTCACATCGACTTTGTCCTGTGGGGAGGAGAAATTCACCATAAGAATGTTATGGCATCATCAATTCGTTCTAAAGTTAAAAATTATTTTGCTAAACAATTTCTTAGAAAAATAAAAAATTATATAACATATATTAAAAGCGATTTTGAATTGATTCAACTCATATCTAAAAATTCAAACTTGATTAACTTGGGGGCTATTTATCCTAGTAACATCTGTGGCCAAATAGAATCAGATACTATAATTCATAAGACCGATAATCGAGTTTTAATAGGGAACTCTGCGATAAAAAGAAATAACCACTTTGATGTGATTAAAAAGTTAGCCAGTAAAAAACTGAATAATATTGATGTTTATCTTCCTCTAGCTTATGGGAATGTGGGTGATTATTCAGATAGCTTAATTAAGTACACAGCTAATCATTTGAGTTATTGTCGCGTTCATCCTCTTATGAATTTTATTGAATTCGAATCTTACCTTCGGCTTTTGAGCACTATGACTGCAGCCATTTTTTATAATGATGGTCAACAGGCTATGGGAAATATTTTACAATTATTTTATTACAAAGTTAAAGTTTTTCTCAAAAAAGATAGCAATGCTTGGTGTTTAGTTACTGAGTTGGGTTTTGTAGTATATTCAATTGACGATTTCAATCTTGAGTTAGATGAATTAGTTTTGGAGGAAAATAAGAATAATGCTATTCGATTATTTTCCTATCAAACAACTACAAACCATTATGAACGATATTTCAGTAGTATTAAATAA
- the wbjC gene encoding UDP-2-acetamido-2,6-beta-L-arabino-hexul-4-ose reductase: MNILVTGANGFIGRNLCIFLKEAGFVNVEKITLDDNEDSVVKKVKSADFIYHLAGINRPPNDDEFKKGNTDLTKNIVNTLIESGRKTPILLTSSIQAELDNPYGVSKAGAEEAVAAYQQQTGAATHIYRLPNVFGKWCLPNYNSAVATFCYNTINDLPIIIHNPDAVLNLVYIDDVCKSFVEILTNAPQSTDMYSIVEPIYESTVGEVVSLLTEFKDSRESLISAKAGEGFVRALYSTYVSYLAPSQFDYSVTRHSDERGTFVEMLKTKESGQFSFFTAHPGITRGGHYHHTKTEKFLVINGKALYKFRHIVTGESYELTVDGEESRIVETAPGWTHDITNIGDSELVVMLWANEIFDRAAPDTITCPL, encoded by the coding sequence ATGAATATTTTAGTTACAGGTGCTAATGGTTTTATTGGCAGAAATTTATGTATTTTTTTGAAAGAAGCCGGTTTTGTGAATGTTGAAAAAATTACACTTGATGATAACGAAGACAGTGTAGTCAAAAAAGTTAAATCTGCTGATTTTATCTATCATCTTGCGGGTATTAACCGCCCGCCAAATGATGACGAGTTTAAAAAAGGCAACACTGATTTAACTAAAAATATTGTAAATACACTTATTGAATCAGGGCGTAAGACGCCAATTCTATTAACATCATCTATTCAAGCTGAATTAGATAACCCTTACGGAGTAAGCAAGGCTGGTGCAGAGGAAGCTGTCGCGGCATATCAGCAACAAACAGGTGCTGCAACCCACATTTACAGATTACCTAATGTGTTTGGTAAATGGTGTCTTCCAAACTATAACTCTGCCGTAGCTACTTTTTGCTATAACACGATAAATGATTTACCAATCATTATCCATAATCCTGACGCAGTACTCAACCTCGTATATATCGATGACGTTTGTAAGTCTTTTGTAGAGATACTAACTAACGCACCTCAATCAACAGACATGTATAGTATTGTTGAGCCTATTTATGAATCTACAGTCGGTGAAGTTGTTTCATTATTAACAGAGTTTAAAGATAGTCGAGAAAGTTTGATTTCGGCTAAAGCAGGTGAAGGCTTTGTTCGTGCGCTTTACTCAACTTATGTAAGTTATTTGGCACCATCCCAGTTTGATTATTCAGTTACTCGTCATAGCGATGAACGTGGTACTTTTGTGGAGATGCTTAAAACTAAAGAATCAGGTCAGTTCTCATTTTTTACTGCTCACCCAGGCATTACTCGTGGTGGACACTATCATCATACGAAAACAGAGAAGTTTTTAGTTATTAATGGTAAGGCATTATATAAGTTTAGGCATATTGTTACTGGTGAATCCTATGAACTTACTGTTGACGGTGAAGAGTCGCGTATAGTAGAAACTGCACCTGGGTGGACACATGATATTACCAATATTGGAGATAGTGAGTTAGTCGTTATGCTTTGGGCCAATGAAATATTTGATAGAGCAGCACCGGATACAATTACCTGCCCACTGTAA
- a CDS encoding DegT/DnrJ/EryC1/StrS family aminotransferase, which yields MLNTEFSPWPSFSQEEADAVSHVLLSNKVNYWTGQECRNFETEFAAWVDCKHAIALANGTLALDLALKALDVGGGDEVITTPRTFLASVSSIITAGAIPVFADVDLNSQNITAESIEAVLTESTKAVIVVHLAGMPAEMDAIMALSDKHGFKVIEDCAQAHGAKYKGRSVGSIGHIGAWSFCQDKIMTTGGEGGMVTTNDQSLWSTMWSYKDHGKSFDAIYNRVHPPGFRWLHESFGTNWRMTEMQGTIGRIQLTRIHDWTTKRQYNAKTLDEAVSDINVVRTIVVPDYIDHAEYKHYMFVIPENLAEGWSRDRIVDNIMALGVPAFQGSCSEVYLEKAFDNTPWRPEQRLKNAVELGENSLMFLVHPTLTDNEVLKTSRIIKHVLLKAQK from the coding sequence ATGCTCAATACAGAATTTTCTCCTTGGCCTTCTTTTTCACAAGAAGAGGCAGATGCAGTCAGTCATGTTTTATTGTCAAATAAAGTCAATTATTGGACTGGTCAAGAATGCCGCAATTTTGAAACTGAATTTGCTGCTTGGGTTGATTGTAAGCATGCGATTGCTTTAGCTAATGGTACGCTAGCGTTAGATCTTGCTCTAAAAGCATTAGACGTGGGGGGTGGCGATGAAGTTATTACGACTCCGCGTACATTTTTAGCTTCTGTATCTTCAATTATTACAGCAGGCGCGATACCAGTTTTTGCAGATGTTGATTTAAATAGCCAGAATATCACTGCTGAAAGCATTGAGGCTGTATTAACAGAAAGTACTAAAGCTGTGATTGTCGTTCACCTTGCAGGTATGCCTGCTGAGATGGATGCTATCATGGCACTTTCTGACAAACATGGTTTCAAAGTTATTGAGGACTGTGCTCAAGCCCATGGTGCTAAATACAAAGGCCGGAGTGTTGGTTCTATTGGTCATATCGGTGCATGGTCATTTTGTCAGGATAAAATTATGACTACCGGTGGTGAAGGTGGCATGGTTACTACCAACGATCAATCTTTATGGTCAACAATGTGGTCTTATAAAGATCATGGCAAAAGTTTTGACGCTATATATAACCGTGTACATCCACCAGGATTTCGTTGGCTGCATGAAAGCTTTGGTACTAACTGGCGGATGACCGAAATGCAAGGCACGATTGGTCGCATTCAATTAACCCGTATTCATGACTGGACAACCAAACGGCAATACAATGCAAAAACATTAGACGAAGCTGTTTCGGATATTAATGTAGTACGTACCATTGTCGTGCCTGATTATATCGATCATGCAGAATATAAGCATTATATGTTTGTTATTCCTGAGAACTTAGCTGAGGGGTGGTCGAGAGACCGTATAGTGGATAACATAATGGCTCTTGGCGTACCAGCTTTTCAAGGTAGTTGCTCAGAGGTGTATTTAGAAAAAGCTTTTGATAACACACCGTGGCGTCCTGAACAGCGCTTAAAAAATGCGGTTGAATTAGGGGAGAATAGCTTAATGTTTTTAGTCCACCCAACCCTAACGGATAACGAAGTACTTAAAACAAGTCGTATAATTAAACATGTCTTGTTAAAGGCCCAGAAGTAA
- a CDS encoding polysaccharide biosynthesis protein, producing MDFNCKTLLITGGTGSFGNAVLKRFLNTNIKEIRIFSRDEKKQDDMRKAFNNEKLKFYIGDVRDPQSISTAMRGVDYVFHAAALKQVPSCEFYPLEAVKTNVLGTENVLESAISHGVNRVVCLSTDKAVYPINAMGISKAMMEKVIVAKSRNLEGTNTVISGTRYGNVMASRGSVIPLFIRQVIENTPLTLTDPSMTRFMMTLDDAVDLVLHAFEHGKNGDIFVQKAPAATIEVLTHAILEMIGKPEHKVNVIGTRHGEKLFEALCSREEMFVAQDQGDYYRIPADNRDLNYAQYTEEGEKDLSVIEDYNSHNTKRLDVEGMKDLLRKLDFMREIETGNIVVPEGV from the coding sequence ATGGACTTTAACTGTAAAACTCTTCTAATTACTGGAGGGACTGGTTCTTTTGGTAATGCTGTTTTAAAACGTTTCTTAAATACTAATATTAAGGAAATTCGCATTTTTTCACGTGATGAAAAAAAACAGGATGATATGCGTAAGGCCTTTAATAATGAAAAGTTAAAATTTTACATCGGTGATGTACGTGATCCGCAAAGTATATCCACTGCAATGCGAGGTGTTGACTATGTTTTCCATGCTGCAGCTCTAAAACAGGTACCTTCATGTGAGTTTTATCCACTAGAAGCTGTTAAAACAAATGTTTTAGGGACAGAAAACGTTCTAGAATCTGCTATTTCTCATGGTGTGAATCGTGTTGTTTGTCTTAGTACTGATAAAGCAGTATACCCAATTAATGCTATGGGTATATCTAAAGCGATGATGGAAAAAGTAATTGTAGCTAAAAGTCGTAATTTGGAAGGTACTAATACTGTTATCTCTGGTACTCGTTACGGTAATGTCATGGCTTCTCGTGGTTCAGTAATTCCTCTATTTATTCGTCAGGTTATAGAAAATACACCACTGACTTTAACAGACCCTTCTATGACCCGCTTTATGATGACTCTAGATGATGCTGTCGACCTTGTTTTGCACGCTTTTGAACATGGTAAAAATGGTGATATTTTTGTGCAAAAAGCACCAGCCGCAACGATTGAAGTTTTAACACATGCAATTCTTGAAATGATTGGTAAACCAGAACATAAAGTGAATGTGATTGGTACACGCCATGGTGAAAAGTTATTTGAAGCATTATGCAGTCGTGAAGAAATGTTCGTTGCTCAGGATCAAGGCGATTACTATCGAATTCCTGCAGATAACCGCGATTTAAATTATGCTCAATACACTGAAGAAGGTGAAAAAGATTTATCAGTAATCGAAGATTATAACTCACACAATACTAAACGTTTAGATGTTGAAGGTATGAAAGATTTATTGCGTAAGCTTGATTTCATGCGTGAGATCGAAACTGGTAATATAGTTGTTCCAGAAGGTGTTTAA
- the wecB gene encoding non-hydrolyzing UDP-N-acetylglucosamine 2-epimerase, which produces MKKLKVMSVVGTRPEIIRLSRVLAKLDEHCEHILVHTGQNYDFELNEVFFNDLGVRKPDCFLNAAGKNAAETIGQVIIKVDQALEEICPDAMLVLGDTNSCLSAIPAKRRKVPIFHMEAGNRCFDQRVPEETNRRIVDHTADINLTYSSIARDYLLAEGLPADRVIKTGSPMFEVLNYYMPQIDGSDVLTRLKLEQRQFFVVSAHREENVDSPKQLAKLAETLNTVAAHYDLPVIVSTHPRTRNRIEAQGVEFHKNIQLLKPLGFHDYNHLQKNAKAVLSDSGTINEESSIMNFPALNMREAHERPEGMEEASVMMVGLEVDRVMQALQVLESQPCGDDRLLRPVYDYSMPNVSAKMVRIIHSYTDYIKRVVWKEY; this is translated from the coding sequence ATGAAAAAACTAAAAGTAATGTCAGTGGTTGGAACTCGACCTGAAATCATTCGTCTTTCTAGGGTTTTAGCCAAGCTAGACGAACACTGTGAGCATATTTTGGTTCATACCGGTCAGAATTATGATTTTGAATTAAATGAGGTATTTTTTAACGATTTAGGGGTTCGAAAACCAGATTGTTTTTTAAACGCTGCAGGTAAAAATGCAGCAGAAACGATCGGTCAAGTAATCATTAAAGTTGATCAAGCGTTAGAAGAAATCTGCCCTGATGCTATGCTGGTTCTTGGTGATACAAATTCTTGCCTCTCTGCTATTCCTGCAAAACGTCGCAAAGTTCCAATCTTCCATATGGAAGCGGGGAATCGCTGTTTTGATCAGCGAGTTCCAGAAGAAACCAATCGCCGTATTGTCGATCACACAGCAGATATCAATCTAACCTACAGTTCAATAGCAAGAGATTACCTATTGGCTGAAGGTTTACCCGCTGATCGTGTCATTAAAACGGGTAGTCCAATGTTCGAGGTGTTGAATTACTACATGCCTCAAATAGATGGTTCGGATGTTTTAACTCGACTGAAGTTAGAGCAAAGACAGTTTTTTGTAGTAAGTGCCCATCGTGAAGAGAATGTAGACTCACCAAAGCAGTTGGCTAAACTGGCTGAAACCTTAAATACCGTTGCTGCACATTATGATTTACCTGTTATTGTGTCTACTCATCCTCGTACGCGTAACCGTATTGAAGCTCAGGGTGTTGAATTCCACAAGAATATTCAATTACTTAAACCGCTGGGTTTTCATGACTATAACCATCTGCAAAAAAATGCAAAGGCAGTGTTATCAGACAGTGGAACAATTAACGAAGAGTCTTCTATTATGAACTTCCCTGCATTAAACATGCGAGAGGCTCATGAGCGTCCAGAAGGGATGGAAGAAGCATCAGTCATGATGGTTGGTCTTGAAGTTGACCGCGTAATGCAAGCGTTGCAAGTTTTAGAATCACAACCTTGTGGTGATGATCGACTACTGCGTCCTGTTTATGATTATAGTATGCCAAATGTGTCAGCCAAAATGGTTAGAATTATTCATTCATATACCGATTATATTAAACGAGTAGTCTGGAAAGAATACTAA
- a CDS encoding EpsG family protein gives MIYFFPLFLLCSTAFLDFFSKNVRALNYLKFSICCFSIVFLFTMLSLKGNIEPDYISYFNIFNNTPSLFDFNADSIAVAKKSAFGIEYGILIINGFVKIFSDRYQLLLLVVAFLNIFLIIKISSFFKECRYFVIFALVALFYQGIFVQIRFALSCFFLYYSILLYLSSRENNLLKVLSIINLFFGAILHNVWVVTIFMPLLLKLKGFIRKYILFLFLATLPLVWVDLFAVAKWIVQNLFPRYNVYILDYDGYKASPLPYFWRLFLNVFLILLLYFKESNRYKEFSNVDSLLLSFLFMNLLIWAVGYNFPILYRVSWFFDIGYVFFIVSFYKSHFMFKKITFFVIFSLYLFYRVYNGMDSYDEFYYDWV, from the coding sequence ATGATATATTTTTTCCCGTTGTTTTTGTTGTGTTCTACTGCTTTCTTAGATTTTTTTTCAAAAAATGTTCGAGCCCTTAATTATTTAAAATTCAGTATTTGCTGTTTTTCTATTGTTTTTCTGTTCACAATGCTAAGTCTTAAGGGAAATATTGAGCCTGATTATATCAGTTATTTCAATATTTTTAATAATACACCGTCACTTTTTGATTTCAATGCCGACTCTATTGCTGTCGCTAAAAAATCAGCATTTGGTATTGAATACGGTATATTAATCATAAATGGTTTCGTAAAAATATTCAGTGATAGGTATCAGTTACTTTTACTTGTTGTTGCTTTTTTAAATATATTTTTGATCATAAAAATCAGCTCATTTTTTAAAGAATGTCGCTATTTTGTTATCTTTGCTTTGGTTGCATTATTCTATCAAGGAATTTTTGTTCAAATTAGATTCGCTCTTTCTTGTTTCTTCTTATATTATTCTATATTGTTGTATCTAAGCTCTAGAGAAAATAACTTACTGAAAGTATTGTCCATAATTAATTTATTTTTTGGTGCCATCCTGCATAATGTTTGGGTAGTGACGATTTTTATGCCGCTTTTATTGAAGTTAAAAGGATTTATTAGAAAATATATACTTTTTTTATTTTTAGCAACGTTGCCATTAGTGTGGGTTGATCTTTTTGCTGTCGCAAAATGGATAGTGCAAAATCTATTTCCAAGATATAATGTATATATTTTGGATTATGATGGATATAAAGCAAGTCCACTCCCATACTTCTGGAGATTGTTTTTAAATGTTTTTCTAATTCTATTATTATACTTCAAAGAATCAAATAGATATAAGGAGTTTTCAAATGTTGATTCCTTGTTACTTTCATTCTTGTTTATGAATCTTCTGATATGGGCTGTAGGTTATAACTTTCCAATATTGTACCGTGTGTCATGGTTTTTTGATATTGGATATGTTTTTTTTATTGTTTCATTCTATAAAAGTCATTTTATGTTTAAAAAAATTACTTTTTTTGTTATTTTTTCTTTATACCTTTTTTACAGAGTATATAATGGTATGGATTCATATGATGAATTTTATTATGATTGGGTTTAA